A window of Trichoderma atroviride chromosome 3, complete sequence contains these coding sequences:
- a CDS encoding uncharacterized protein (EggNog:ENOG41): MGSVNRRKRETPKTKVLAELNKLVGLKEVKEQFDNIEGCVRICSLQGTNPRTERWHTVFQGNPGTGKTTVARLYARFLRCIDIVKSKTYKETSGAQLVCMGPKEVKELFNVSGGNPLQSLLGTRVQQPSRDDDDEDDYSNDPTAFVRATSSLEPGCLKDGGVLFVDEAYQLTAPHVPNSGRQVLDIILTEIENNVGNLVVIFAGYKEELESFFGHNPGLKSRIPHTLQFADFTDQELLQTLVSQIERKYKGKMRVEDGMHGKYMRVAIRRLACSRGKKGFGNARAVENVLLKIWQRQAKRLYKRKNMANNEVFTFTKEDILGPNPADVRLTSSAWAKLQQLTGLEEVKKSINNMFEALEMNYRREMAELAPLSFSLNRIFVGSPGTGKTTVAKLYGQILVDLGFLSNGEVVTKNPADFIGEAVGKSEAQTKSILSATVGKVLIIDEAYMLDPGEANRGDSYRGAVLDTLVAEVQSVPGEDRCVILLGYEERLMEMFRNANPGLSGRFAADKPFRFKDFNDAQLWEILQRKLGSRNLKSTPEGLRAALEVLNRARMRQDFSNGREVDNLISAAMENSLQRQSKAAASNYGHDMILSQEDFDPNHGRAQHASANCRAVLQNKVSNNVIFQLEQYQNLLQVTKSRRLGITPVVPKSFIFKGPSGTGKTTVARYMNTLLYDLGVLSTDKIFVECSAADFIGEHVGHTAPKTRSQFMKGLGGVLYIDNAHQLMEGGYATEAINELVRLLQKHSQNIVMILAGPSHEIEALIAKAHGIGGSVFKEITFEKLTASECLVLLKRLLAENGVSSSIFGDQIVNYFVNQFEILCSISHWRNANDVRSLSDWMVTDVLTNIIPAGQMGSGLYLSVERANYFFHKMFQMKFSMQMNDSNNIMEAFRQTESAQMSISYHMSENKPQACFNEQATCMQTDKVEETPIVKEEEYCAYDEQVNKVKSVQQALQSIGQCEAGFDWVREGSGYRCKGGSHYVSDSQVQAYTS; the protein is encoded by the exons ATGGGTTCTGTAAATCGAAGAAAACGCGAAACGCCTAAGACCAAGGTCCTCGCAGAGTTGAACAAGTTGGTTGGGCTGAAAGAAGTCAAAGAGCAGTTCGATAACATAGAGGGCTGTGTCCGTATCTGCTCTCTCCAAGGAACGAACCCCCGAACAGAGCGATGGCATACTGTTTTCCAAGGAAATCCTGGAACAG GAAAAACTACAGTGGCCAGACTATATGCTAGATTCTTACGGTGCATCGATATTGTAAAATCCAAAACATATAAAGAAACATCTGGTGCACAGCTAGTATGCATGGGGCCGAAAGAAGTCAAGGAGTTGTTCAACGTATCTGGGGGTAACCCACTTCAGAGTCTGTTGGGAACAAGAGTTCAACAGCCGTCTcgtgacgacgatgacgaagacgattaTTCAAATGATCCTACAGCATTTGTCCGCGCGACTTCTTCCCTCGAACCTGGCTGTTTAAAAGATGGCGGAGTTTTGTTTGTGGACGAGGCCTACCAGCTAACTGCTCCACATGTGCCCAACTCCGGTCGTCAAGTTCTCGATATTATTCTTACAGAGATTGAGAACAATGTTGGAAACTTGGTTGTAATTTTTGCGGGATATAAAGAAGAGCTCGAATCCTTCTTTGGACATAACCCTGGGTTAAAAAGCCGAATCCCTCACACTCTTCAGTTTGCCGACTTTACTGACCAAGAGCTCTTACAAACTCTCGTCAGTCAAATTGAAAGGAAATACAAAGGCAAGATGAGAGTCGAGGATGGAATGCATGGAAAATACATGCGCGTGGCTATCCGTCGATTAGCTTGCAGccgagggaaaaaaggattCGGTAACGCCCGCGCTGTGGAAAATGTATTGCTCAAAATTTGGCAACGCCAAGCCAAGCGACTTTATAAGCGCAAAAATATGGCGAACAACGAAGTCTTTACCTTCACGAAGGAAGATATTTTAGGACCAAACCCTGCAGATGTTAGATTGACAAGCTCGGCTTGGGCAAAGCTTCAACAGCTCACCGGACTGGAAGAGGTGAAGAAATCGATTAATAACATGTTTGAAGCACTTGAGATGAACTATCGACGAGAAATGGCCGAGTTGGCGCCTTTGAGCTTCTCTTTGAATCGAATATTTGTCGGGTCACCGGGCACTGGTAAAACAACTGTGGCCAAGTTGTACGGGCAGATACTGGTCGATTTGGGCTTCCTCAGCAATGGCGAGG TGGTTACAAAGAATCCTGCAGACTTTATAGGCGAGGCTGTCGGGAAATCGGAAGCACAGACGAAATCCATACTTTCGGCAACAGTCGGGAAGGTGTTGATCATCGATGAAGCTTATATGCTAGATCCTGGCGAAGCTAATCGCGGCGATTCATACCGAGGCGCTGTGCTCGACACACTTGTTGCCGAAGTACAAAGCGTTCCTGGAGAAGACCGCTGCGTGATCCTGCTTGGCTACGAAGAAAGACTGATGGAGATGTTCCGTAATGCCAACCCCGGGCTCTCGGGGAGGTTTGCCGCCGACAAACCATTTCGTTTCAAAGACTTCAACGACGCTCAACTCTGGGAAATATTGCAGCGGAAACTAGGGTCTCGAAACTTGAAATCAACACCAGAAGGCTTGAGAGCCGCCTTGGAAGTCTTGAACCGAGCCCGAATGCGACAGGATTTTAGCAATGGGAGAGAAGTtgacaatctcatctcagctGCCATGGAAAATAGCTTGCAAAGGCAGTCAAAGGCAGCCGCATCTAACTATGGCCATGACATGATCCTAAGCCAAGAGGATTTCGACCCGAACCATGGCCGTGCACAACACGCATCTGCTAATTGTAGAGCTGTTCTACAAAACAAAGTATCGAACAATGTTATATTCCAACTGGAGCAGTATCAAAACTTACTTCAAGTAACAAAGTCACGGAGACTTGGTATTACGCCGGTCGTCCCAAAATCCTTTATCTTTAAAGGGCCCTCAG GTACCGGAAAGACTACAGTTGCTCGCTATATGAATACCTTATTGTACGATCTAGGAGTTCTGTCTACCGACAAGATATTTGTTGAGTGCTCAGCGGCAGATTTCATTGGTGAACATGTGGGCCACACTGCTCCCAAGACTAGATCACAGTTTATGAAAGGTCTCGGGGGCGTTCTGTATATCGACAACGCCCACCAGCTTATGGAAGGTGGATACGCTACCGAAGCAATCAACGAGCTCGTTCGACTTCTACAAAAGCATAGTCAGAATATCGTTATGATCTTGGCGGGTCCATCTCACGAAATTGAAGCACTCATTGCTAAAGCGCATGGCATCGGCGGCTCTGTATTCAAAGAAATCACCTTCGAAAAACTCACCGCTTCAGAATGCCTGGTCCTCCTCAAACGACTACTAGCAGAAAATGGagttagcagcagcatctttggCGATCAAATTGTGAATTACTTCGTGAACCAGTTCGAAATACTTTGCAGCATTAGCCATTGGAGAAACGCTAATGACGTACGATCGTTATCAGATTGGATGGTAACAGATGTTCTCACGAATATTATACCTGCTGGTCAAATGGGAAGTGGATTGTATCTCTCGGTGGAACGGGCGAATTACTTTTTCCACAAGATGTTCCAGATGAAGTTTTCCATGCAAATGAACGATTCGAACAACATAATGGAAGCTTTCCGCCAAACAGAGTCGGCTCAAATGTCAATCAGCTACCATATGTCAGAGAACAAGCCACAAGCATGTTTCAACGAGCAAGCGACATGCATGCAGACTGACAAAGTAGAAGAGACTCCTATTGTTAAAGAGGAGGAATACTGTGCATATGACGAGCAGGTGAACAAAGTCAAGTCTGTACAGCAAGCTTTGCAGTCCATTGGCCAATGCGAGGCGGGATTTGATTGGGTCAGAGAGGGAAGTGGCTATAGATGTAAGGGCGGGAGCCACTACGTGTCTGACAGCCAAGTTCAGGCGTATACGTCGTGA
- a CDS encoding uncharacterized protein (EggNog:ENOG41~SECRETED:SignalP(1-16)), which produces MKFTLALATFVAAVYGQTVADIPACAVPCIESAIASQTTCSDTDLACVCESANFDAIEAASTSCVITACGADVAINQVLPAVQALCAAQ; this is translated from the exons ATGAAGTTcactcttgctcttgctACCTTTGTTGCCGCCGTCTACGGCCAGACCGTTGCTGACATCCCCGCATGCGCTGTTCCTTGCATCGAAAGCGCAATTGCGAGTCAGACTACCTGCTCAGACACTGACTTGGCATGCGTTTGCGAAAGCGCAAATTTTGATGCCATCGAGGCGGCTTCTACTTCATGTGTAATTACTGCTTGTGGTGCCGATGTTGCTATCA ACCAGGTTCTCCCTGCCGTTCAGGCTCTCTGCGCCGCACAGTAA
- a CDS encoding uncharacterized protein (EggNog:ENOG41), which yields MYMLDERHKDLQNPLSDENTYTLGRIGGHNIVIVGLPKGRIGTNDSAAVITRMASTFPNIKFGMMVGVGGGIPEKTRLGDVVICSALGTNAGVVQHDMGTRAGGQFETRGFLSGPPTAVLTALAKFQADPLTPGQMRSHLDDMATMPYVDESYLKSDSLKDVLFESDYSHVDVGGDCRNCDKKRVKARAPRRADFKIHYGLIASGNTKVKDAKLRDELCKRYKNNLYCIEMEAAGLMNNFPCVVIRGICDYADSHAGKEWQNYAAAVAAACTKTLLGVVPEREVRRLQSVQDTVASSSIRTPREYGMQYHATSSPPLVTGEPEEPEEPAASAPHMIEWPGANYRSNLLGTANSEPRGKQATEQRIPANHGQPEDIAGVRRTNSERVVTQPVFLTKEDRVHTFPNTDPEAFFNAVEKGDIPTIQRELKNGTSLEITDEFGRTPLWLAVGIGKRNVIQILLEKGANVEAKNFHGQNILEWALNKGKHDIVNMVIAIGDGE from the exons atgTACATGCTTGATGAGAGGCATAAAGATCTCCAGAACCCGTTGAGTGATGAAAATACCTACACCCTTGGAAGAATTGGAGGACACAATATTGTTATTGTCGGCTTACCCAAGGGCAGAATTGGTACCAATGACTCAGCAGCGGTTATCACTAGAATGGCATCTACTTTTCCCAACATCAAGTTCGGTATGATGGTAGGAGTTGGGGGAGGTATTCCTGAGAAAACACGACTTGGAGATGTGGTCatttgctctgctctcggTACAAATGCTGGTGTTGTTCAGCATGATATGGGCACTCGTGCTGGTGGTCAATTTGAAACAAGAGGGTTTCTCAGTGGCCCACCGACAGCTGTGCTTACAGCTTTGGCAAAGTTCCAAGCTGACCCACTGACTCCAGGCCAGATGCGCAGTCATCTGGATGATATGGCAACAATGCCTTACGTTGATGAAAGCTATCTGAAGTCGGATTCCCTCAAAGATGTTTTATTTGAGTCTGATTACAGCCATGTGGACGTGGGCGGAGATTGCCGCAACTGCGATAAGAAGAGGGTAAAGGCAAGGGCACCCAGACGTGCCGATTTTAAGATTCACTACGGATTGATCGCATCAGGCAATACAAAGGTCAAAGATGCCAAACTTCGAGACGAACTCTGCAAGAGGTATAAAAACAATCTCTATTGTATAGAGATGGAGGCCGCAGGACTTATGAACAATTTTCCCTGTGTTGTCATTCGAGGGATATGCGACTACGCAGACTCGCACGCAGGCAAAGAATGGCAAAACTATGCCGCTgcagttgcagcagcatgtaCAAAAACACTCTTGGGAGTGGTCCCTGAGCGCGAAGTCCGCAGGCTCCAGTCGGTACAAG ATACAGTCGCCTCTAGCAGTATTAGGACACCAAGAGAATATGGCATGCAATATCACGCGACCAGTTCTCCTCCGCTCG TCACTGGGGAACCTGAGGAACCTGAGGAAcctgcagcatctgctcctcaTATGATCGAATGGCCAGGCGCAAATTACCGCAGCAATCTTCTAGGCACGGCTAATTCAGAGCCTAGAGGAAAACAGGCTACTGAACAGAGAATACCCGCCAATCATGGTCAGCCAGAAGATATTGCTGGGGTTCGACGTACGAACTCAGAGAGGGTTGTAACACAGCCTGTCTTCCTTACAAAAGAAGACCGAGTTCATACTTTCCCCAACACGGATCCTGAAGCTTTCTTCAATGCAGTTGAGAAAGGAGATATCCCCACGATCCAAAGAGAGCTAAAGAACGGTACCAGTTTGGAGATAACTGATGAGTTTGGTCGTACACCTCTGTGGCTTGCCGTGGGCATTGGGAAACGCAATGTTATCCAAATACTTCTTGAGAAGGGTGCGAACGTTGAGGCGAAAAACTTTCACGGGCAGAATATCCTAGAATGGGCGCTGAACAAAGGCAAGCATGATATCGTTAATATGGTTATTGCGATAGGCGACGGGGAGTAA
- a CDS encoding uncharacterized protein (EggNog:ENOG41), whose product MESERQKMTGEPSMIIKDDEILEFAAKHYEDLARSTGCWNGRQIRNAFQIASSLALHNYTKQADIARAKGQLPPAAPVLDKTLFNKVQMSTQSFDKHMKKEEGKYDEEIPMRGTFDD is encoded by the coding sequence ATGGAGTCTGAGCGACAGAAGATGACTGGTGAGCCCTCAATGATCATCAAAGACGACGAGATCCTTGAATTTGCTGCGAAACATTACGAGGATCTCGCTCGATCCACCGGTTGCTGGAATGGTCGACAGATCAGGAACGCCTTCCAGATTGCATCAAGCCTGGCACTGCACAACTACACCAAGCAAGCGGATATCGCTCGTGCCAAGGGCCAGCTGCCGCCTGCAGCTCCAGTTTTGGATAAAACGCTGTTTAACAAGGTGCAGATGTCGACACAGAGCTTTGACAAGCatatgaagaaggaagagggcaAGTACGATGAGGAGATTCCGATGAGGGGAACATTCGATGATTAA
- a CDS encoding uncharacterized protein (CAZy:GH71~SECRETED:SignalP(1-19)), translating into MGALRSFVIFGSLASSALSTAVPPLQPRAVAGQGWSLQSASCPANAKSCGNGSCCPSTSNCQATGNGEVEACCPSTSNCRGSVEGAPSCADVAWSLWTGSFGNGFCCEVGLTGAFVNGGSVAGICATSVPSGYSTASLVSKGTGTPVTSTPPTSSTSSSAHTTTKASSTKSSGSGPTSTTVPRAVFAHYMVGSMNATDAVQDITDAKAVGFDAFALNTHDITDSWALEALGYLFDAADQNGFKLFMSFDMSWQTTIAPSQIPSFLLNYISRPSYYTVSGRPLVSTYDGGFIANSDWLSGFKQPLQAQGINPYFIPNFGDWSGWPNNFFSTYTVADGVFSWESAWPATNTGKSNVSDSVDQNLLQQARAAGKVYLMPLSSFQFKYQGANQDWYRIGEVNLPQRFEQVLDLQPDLVELITWNDAGEGHYIGNFFQQQIDGTNIGDYANGFDHTGWQQLVSPFIKAYKSGTATSGSQILPPGSAPVGSLWYRTLLTSASCSSTIANSEQAQDTVNFAVLLPSSDYTIKVFSNNGLIGSFTGTAGLNYRAVPGLSVGGGQYIQIVNSAGSVVASATGTKQVTTQSSNATCNWNYEVVGLS; encoded by the exons ATGGGGGCGCTACGTTCCTTTGTTATTTTCGGAAGTCTTGCGTCTTCGGCTCTTTCGACGGCGGTTCCGCCTCTACAGCCCCGAGCGGTGGCAGGCCAAGGTTGGTCACTGCAGTCGGCATCATGTCCTGCCAACGCCAAATCTTGCGGCAACGGGTCTTGCTGCCCTTCGACGTCAAACTGCCAAGCCACCGGGAATGGTGAAGTGGAAGCCTGCTGTCCTTCAA CAAGTAATTGCCGAGGCAGTGTTGAAGGTGCGCCAAGTTGTGCAGACGTCGCGTGGTCGTTATGGACGGGAAGTTTTGGGAATGGGTTCTGCTGCGAGGTCGGGTTAACTGGAGCCTTTGTTAATGGGGGATCAGTTGCCGGTATTTGCGCAACCTCTGTTCCCTCCGGATACTCTACGGCTTCGCTG GTCAGCAAAGGAACGGGAACTCCGGTTACTTCTACCCCTCCAAcgtcttcaacttcatcatctgcGCACACGACAACTAAAGCAAGTTCTACAAAGTCGAGTGGCTCTGGACCAACATCAACTACAGTGCCGAGAGCGGT aTTTGCCCACTACATGGTCGGATCTATGAACGCAACAGACGCTGTGCAGGATATTACAGACGCAAAGGCAGTAGGGTTTGATGCTTTTGCGCTCAACACCCACGACATCACGGATTCCTGGGCTCTAGAAGCATTGGGATACTTGTTCGATGCAGCTGACCAAAATGGCTTTAAGCTATTTATGTCGTTTGACATGAGTTGGCAAACCACCATTGCTCCATCTCAGATCCCATCATTTCTGCTCAACTATATTTCTCGCCCTTCATATTACACCGTCTCCGGCAGGCCTCTCGTTAGCACCTATGATGGTGGCTTCATTGCAAACTCTGACTGGCTCTCAGGCTTTAAGCAGCCACTACAGGCCCAAGGCATTAACCCGTACTTTATTCCCAACTTTGGCGACTGGAGCGGCTGGCCGAATAACTTCTTTTCAACTTATACTGTTGCCGATGGCGTCTTCAGCTGGGAGTCTGCGTGGCCTGCTACAAACACCGGCAAATCCAATGTTTCCGATAGTGTTGATCAGAACCTGCTCCAGCAAGCGCGGGCCGCTGGTAAAGTTTATCTGATGC CTTTATCAAGTTTCCAGTTCAAATATCAAGGTGCAAACCAAGACTGGTACCGCATTGGAGAAGTCAACTTGCCACAGCGATTCGAACAAGTGTTGGATTTGCAGCCAGACTTGGTAGAGCTAATCACCTGGAATGACGCAGGAGAAGGGCATTATATAGGCAATTTCTTCCAGCAACAAATCGATGGCACGAATATTGGAGACTACGCCAACGGGTTCGATCATACAGGTTGGCAACAGCTAGTGTCGCCCTTCATTAAAGCATACAAAAGCGGCACAGCTACCAGCGGCAGCCAGATTCTGCCTCCCGGATCGGCTCCCGTGGGTTCATTATGGTATCGTACCCTGCTGACCAGCGCCAGCTGCTCATCCACGATTGCAAACTCCGAACAGGCCCAAGACACGGTTAACTTTGCTGTGCTTCTGCCCTCAAGTGACTACACGATCAAAGTGTTCAGCAATAACGGGCTGATTGGCAGCTTCACTGGCACTGCTGGGCTCAATTATCGCGCTGTGCCTGGGCTGAGCGTTGGTGGGGGACAATATATCCAAATCGTGAATAGCGCTGGCTCTGTGGTTGCATCGGCCACGGGCACGAAGCAGGTAACGACGCAGAGTTCCAACGCCACCTGCAACTGGAACTACGAGGTCGTGGGCCTCTCATAG